Proteins encoded within one genomic window of Solea senegalensis isolate Sse05_10M linkage group LG11, IFAPA_SoseM_1, whole genome shotgun sequence:
- the bcas1 gene encoding breast carcinoma-amplified sequence 1 isoform X1, producing the protein MGNEHSNNKEPIQNGKLPEKHENGSVNGVSANMTFNGLEVDVNGEKTVHAEVETPEPDFVVVESDSEPTEAQLISEIPELTIPKEEVKKSKSLFGKMFKKKDVPPPQQKETTNEDETDVSPAVEAQPETANLKQDSESLTEPESVTPEPGQAEENVETDNGNSQPEENPEEENNSVMNFFKTLVTPKTSKKETATPDAKKDQEPQPAADTTVAQISEPPAAPKGMSIPPPPPPEPPKMEIKGDPAVKPVKPSPKEEPKAAAKQPAPSKGKSTKDSLSRFFRSKSAKETPQAAEEAEVEPGEEEPVVEPGAVDVQVVPPETAENEAQMVDGEPQSAEKVDPSKTGTLEAAAKPEPPPPVQEEKNTAPTVSFFSLFKPKAAEPKKEAAAAPPVATEAAQAVKIKEEPKPVAKSSEVENKQASVGSQDGEDVANIPKKEKRNSVHQLFKFLGQKRHSTDAGVQTESITVTAEKAK; encoded by the exons ATGGGAAACGAGCATTCAAATAACAAAGAGCCAATCCAG aaTGGAAAACTTCCCGAGAAGCATGAAAATGGATCAGTGAATGGTGTCTCagcaaacatgacatttaatggaCTGGAGGTTGATG TGAATGGTGAGAAGACAGTCCACGCAGAGGTTGAGACACCTGAGCCTGATTTTGTGGTAGTGGAATCAGACAGTGAACCCACTGAGGCCCAACTTATTTCTGAAATACCAGAACTCACCATCCCGAAGGAAGAGGTTAAGAAAAGTAAATCCCTTTTTggcaaaatgttcaaaaagaaAGACGTGCCTCCACCACAACAAAAAGAGACGACAAATGAGGATGAAACGGATGTAAGTCCTGCCGTTGAAGCACAGCCG GAAACAGCTAACCTAAAGCAAGACTCAGAATCATTAACGGAACCAGAAAGTGTGACTCCAGAACCAGGTCAAGCGGAGGAAAACGTTGAAACTGACAACGGGAACAGTCAACCTGAGGAGAAcccagaggaggaaaataattCAGTTATGAACTTCTTCAAAACACTA GTGACTCCTAAAACATCCAAAAAGGAAACAGCAACTCCAGATGCCAAAAAGGATCAG GAGCCCCAACCAGCAGCAGACACTACT GTTGCACAAATATCTGAACCTCCTGCAGCGCCCAAAGGAATGTCTatcccaccaccacctcctccagagCCACCAAAAATGGAAATCAAAGGAGACCCAGCTGTAAAACCCGTAAAACCCTCTCCGAAAGAAGAACCAAAAGCCGCTGCAAAGCAACCCGCACCCTCAAAAGGAAAATCAACCAAAGATTCTCTGAGCAGATTCTTTCGCTCGAAG TCAGCCAAGGAGACACCACAGGCTGCAGAAGAAGCAGAGGTAGAGCCAGGAGAG GAGGAGCCTGTGGTGGAACCAGGGGCAGTAGACGTCCAG GTTGTACCTCCAGAGACAGCAGAGAATGAGGCACAG ATGGTAGATGGAGAACCACAGTCTGCTGAG AAAGTAGATCCCTCAAAAACTGGCACTCTGGAGGCTGCTGCAAAGCCTGAACCACCACCACCTGTTCAGGAAGAAAAGAATACAGCTCCAACAGTatccttcttttctctcttcaaGCCAAAA GCCGCTGAGCCTAAGAAGGAGGCCGCAGCTGCCCCGCCTGTGGCAACAGAGGCTGCACAGGCGGTTAAAATCAAGGAGGAACCCAAACCAGTGGCCAAGTCATCAGAGGTAGAAAACAAACAGGCCTCAGTGGGATCCCAGGATGGAGAGGATGTAGCCAACATTCCcaaaaaggagaagaggaactCAGTCCATCAGTTGTTTAAATTCCTG GGTCAAAAACGCCATTCTACAGATGCCGGAGTCCAGACAGAGTCTATCACTGTTACAGCAGAGAAggccaaataa
- the bcas1 gene encoding breast carcinoma-amplified sequence 1 isoform X4, whose amino-acid sequence MGNEHSNNKEPIQNGKLPEKHENGSVNGVSANMTFNGLEVDVNGEKTVHAEVETPEPDFVVVESDSEPTEAQLISEIPELTIPKEEVKKSKSLFGKMFKKKDVPPPQQKETTNEDETDVSPAVEAQPETANLKQDSESLTEPESVTPEPGQAEENVETDNGNSQPEENPEEENNSVMNFFKTLVTPKTSKKETATPDAKKDQEPQPAADTTVAQISEPPAAPKGMSIPPPPPPEPPKMEIKGDPAVKPVKPSPKEEPKAAAKQPAPSKGKSTKDSLSRFFRSKKVDPSKTGTLEAAAKPEPPPPVQEEKNTAPTVSFFSLFKPKAAEPKKEAAAAPPVATEAAQAVKIKEEPKPVAKSSEVENKQASVGSQDGEDVANIPKKEKRNSVHQLFKFLGQKRHSTDAGVQTESITVTAEKAK is encoded by the exons ATGGGAAACGAGCATTCAAATAACAAAGAGCCAATCCAG aaTGGAAAACTTCCCGAGAAGCATGAAAATGGATCAGTGAATGGTGTCTCagcaaacatgacatttaatggaCTGGAGGTTGATG TGAATGGTGAGAAGACAGTCCACGCAGAGGTTGAGACACCTGAGCCTGATTTTGTGGTAGTGGAATCAGACAGTGAACCCACTGAGGCCCAACTTATTTCTGAAATACCAGAACTCACCATCCCGAAGGAAGAGGTTAAGAAAAGTAAATCCCTTTTTggcaaaatgttcaaaaagaaAGACGTGCCTCCACCACAACAAAAAGAGACGACAAATGAGGATGAAACGGATGTAAGTCCTGCCGTTGAAGCACAGCCG GAAACAGCTAACCTAAAGCAAGACTCAGAATCATTAACGGAACCAGAAAGTGTGACTCCAGAACCAGGTCAAGCGGAGGAAAACGTTGAAACTGACAACGGGAACAGTCAACCTGAGGAGAAcccagaggaggaaaataattCAGTTATGAACTTCTTCAAAACACTA GTGACTCCTAAAACATCCAAAAAGGAAACAGCAACTCCAGATGCCAAAAAGGATCAG GAGCCCCAACCAGCAGCAGACACTACT GTTGCACAAATATCTGAACCTCCTGCAGCGCCCAAAGGAATGTCTatcccaccaccacctcctccagagCCACCAAAAATGGAAATCAAAGGAGACCCAGCTGTAAAACCCGTAAAACCCTCTCCGAAAGAAGAACCAAAAGCCGCTGCAAAGCAACCCGCACCCTCAAAAGGAAAATCAACCAAAGATTCTCTGAGCAGATTCTTTCGCTCGAAG AAAGTAGATCCCTCAAAAACTGGCACTCTGGAGGCTGCTGCAAAGCCTGAACCACCACCACCTGTTCAGGAAGAAAAGAATACAGCTCCAACAGTatccttcttttctctcttcaaGCCAAAA GCCGCTGAGCCTAAGAAGGAGGCCGCAGCTGCCCCGCCTGTGGCAACAGAGGCTGCACAGGCGGTTAAAATCAAGGAGGAACCCAAACCAGTGGCCAAGTCATCAGAGGTAGAAAACAAACAGGCCTCAGTGGGATCCCAGGATGGAGAGGATGTAGCCAACATTCCcaaaaaggagaagaggaactCAGTCCATCAGTTGTTTAAATTCCTG GGTCAAAAACGCCATTCTACAGATGCCGGAGTCCAGACAGAGTCTATCACTGTTACAGCAGAGAAggccaaataa
- the bcas1 gene encoding breast carcinoma-amplified sequence 1 isoform X2, with the protein MGNEHSNNKEPIQNGKLPEKHENGSVNGVSANMTFNGLEVDVNGEKTVHAEVETPEPDFVVVESDSEPTEAQLISEIPELTIPKEEVKKSKSLFGKMFKKKDVPPPQQKETTNEDETDVSPAVEAQPETANLKQDSESLTEPESVTPEPGQAEENVETDNGNSQPEENPEEENNSVMNFFKTLVTPKTSKKETATPDAKKDQVAQISEPPAAPKGMSIPPPPPPEPPKMEIKGDPAVKPVKPSPKEEPKAAAKQPAPSKGKSTKDSLSRFFRSKSAKETPQAAEEAEVEPGEEEPVVEPGAVDVQVVPPETAENEAQMVDGEPQSAEKVDPSKTGTLEAAAKPEPPPPVQEEKNTAPTVSFFSLFKPKAAEPKKEAAAAPPVATEAAQAVKIKEEPKPVAKSSEVENKQASVGSQDGEDVANIPKKEKRNSVHQLFKFLGQKRHSTDAGVQTESITVTAEKAK; encoded by the exons ATGGGAAACGAGCATTCAAATAACAAAGAGCCAATCCAG aaTGGAAAACTTCCCGAGAAGCATGAAAATGGATCAGTGAATGGTGTCTCagcaaacatgacatttaatggaCTGGAGGTTGATG TGAATGGTGAGAAGACAGTCCACGCAGAGGTTGAGACACCTGAGCCTGATTTTGTGGTAGTGGAATCAGACAGTGAACCCACTGAGGCCCAACTTATTTCTGAAATACCAGAACTCACCATCCCGAAGGAAGAGGTTAAGAAAAGTAAATCCCTTTTTggcaaaatgttcaaaaagaaAGACGTGCCTCCACCACAACAAAAAGAGACGACAAATGAGGATGAAACGGATGTAAGTCCTGCCGTTGAAGCACAGCCG GAAACAGCTAACCTAAAGCAAGACTCAGAATCATTAACGGAACCAGAAAGTGTGACTCCAGAACCAGGTCAAGCGGAGGAAAACGTTGAAACTGACAACGGGAACAGTCAACCTGAGGAGAAcccagaggaggaaaataattCAGTTATGAACTTCTTCAAAACACTA GTGACTCCTAAAACATCCAAAAAGGAAACAGCAACTCCAGATGCCAAAAAGGATCAG GTTGCACAAATATCTGAACCTCCTGCAGCGCCCAAAGGAATGTCTatcccaccaccacctcctccagagCCACCAAAAATGGAAATCAAAGGAGACCCAGCTGTAAAACCCGTAAAACCCTCTCCGAAAGAAGAACCAAAAGCCGCTGCAAAGCAACCCGCACCCTCAAAAGGAAAATCAACCAAAGATTCTCTGAGCAGATTCTTTCGCTCGAAG TCAGCCAAGGAGACACCACAGGCTGCAGAAGAAGCAGAGGTAGAGCCAGGAGAG GAGGAGCCTGTGGTGGAACCAGGGGCAGTAGACGTCCAG GTTGTACCTCCAGAGACAGCAGAGAATGAGGCACAG ATGGTAGATGGAGAACCACAGTCTGCTGAG AAAGTAGATCCCTCAAAAACTGGCACTCTGGAGGCTGCTGCAAAGCCTGAACCACCACCACCTGTTCAGGAAGAAAAGAATACAGCTCCAACAGTatccttcttttctctcttcaaGCCAAAA GCCGCTGAGCCTAAGAAGGAGGCCGCAGCTGCCCCGCCTGTGGCAACAGAGGCTGCACAGGCGGTTAAAATCAAGGAGGAACCCAAACCAGTGGCCAAGTCATCAGAGGTAGAAAACAAACAGGCCTCAGTGGGATCCCAGGATGGAGAGGATGTAGCCAACATTCCcaaaaaggagaagaggaactCAGTCCATCAGTTGTTTAAATTCCTG GGTCAAAAACGCCATTCTACAGATGCCGGAGTCCAGACAGAGTCTATCACTGTTACAGCAGAGAAggccaaataa
- the znf217 gene encoding zinc finger protein 217 — translation MLPLLLHLERTMPTHSLLPFVESPDGLAQDILISNSASIPGPGSSMTPHTTNSEKALSQSGGNSPLSCMFCDQTFSHQDELGPHVLTQHPTTFYEPTVLRVEAEFRIPGERPRPKANSLSNEKEEVHSCIVCGQISQDASELEAHMRKHKDYFTYCCNVCGRRFREPWFLKNHMKMHVKPGAKSKAQQDLETPATVNGIVQEPATESVVTVYKMCMVCGFFFPDHDSLVEHSKVHNREVEHGKEKDKENMEATAEPFSSQETFLGCLNLRPCSVGSTLQHERSSKWIPQLDPFNTYQAWQLATKGKVAVGPNNTKDIGQEASTDNEDCNSDKEELNNIWSDGLGGDKPVKEVLGKELRSQQHTAVENPQPQRRSLMQKDKDKERPTTCQECQRTFRTYHQLVLHSRVHKRERGGEGSPTSSVEGKLSRVSSLEHGEEGSEEGFEDAALTENLGSGEDSFDRSKVRSKQCSYCGKSFRSSYYLTVHLRTHTGEKPYKCAYCDYAAAQKTSLKYHLDRRHKNKPFVEIPNKPMHSVPSPNDGKQGNDNESPAPNRSKLWVPAVKSYTDGTPENKCESIGSKLGKPLLQISDAEMEKLVAKSANSPTDDVHIKCPLPVNMKMEGEDIKEEISEAPLNLSVKVSLSIPASAEPRNTLSPIACSFCAYKTMHPEVLIMHKKLSHKDKSDGAKKSLKQKRYTGCPPALNGKDVGPLPVTDRRHPRRTKSPPPQPAKPQESTPTKPTAGPKQSPLHAPLHEAVQETPRYRQNTDSHPSQDSSRYTDVMRKPNTGSNKYVIDRPGLPDRVGIGERSYPARSGVIWHSDAARLCLSSRFPNLPQMDFGEPSNKRPKYPVPTGREADISEKPGFRAPLGDGSGRFRGVKTTSQKSGPSTLPETLVKNTSTAIGGGLDTEWSMMNLLCPYTPNDLASLYHSSPMNPSHGALSNPRAGGRTVLYQHLPTLPNLQRRDPPGPFPNQRYGATDKSS, via the exons ATGCTGCCATTGTTGCTCCACCTTGAGAGAACAATGCCGACTCACTCTTTGCTGCCGTTTGTGGAGAGCCCAGATGGACTTGCCCAAGACATTCTGATTAGTAACAGTGCAAGCATCCCTGGGCCTGGCTCGAGCATGACTCCACACACCACTAACTCAGAAAAGGCTCTGTCGCAATCTGGAGGAAACTCGCCGCTTTCTTGCATGTTCTGTGATCAGACCTTTAGTCATCAGGATGAGCTCGGACCCCACGTATTAACACAGCACCCGACCACTTTCTATGAACCCACTGTGCTTCGAGTGGAAGCAGAATTCAGGATCCCAGGAGAGAGACCCCGACCTAAGGCAAACAGCCTCTCGAATGAAAAAGAGGAGGTTCACAGCTGCATTGTCTGTGGCCAGATCTCGCAAGACGCCAGTGAGCTGGAGGCTCATATGAGGAAGCACAAAGACTACTTTACTTACTGTTGTAATGTCTGTGGACGCCGTTTCAGGGAACCATGGTTCCTTAAGAACCATATGAAGATGCATGTGAAACCAGGGGCAAAGAGCAAGGCCCAGCAGGACCTGGAAACCCCGGCCACAGTCAACGGCATTGTTCAAGAGCCTGCTACCGAGTCTGTAGTCACTGTTTACAAAATGTGCATGGTTTGTGGGTTTTTCTTCCCAGATCATGACAGTTTGGTTGAGCACAGCAAAGTACACAATAGAGAAGTGGAgcatggaaaagaaaaagacaaggaGAACATGGAGGCCACTGCTGAACCCTTTTCCAGCCAGGAAACATTCCTTGGCTGTCTAAACCTTCGGCCTTGCTCTGTAGGAAGTACATTGCAACATGAGAGATCATCAAAATGGATTCCCCAGTTGGACCCCTTCAACACTTATCAGGCCTGGCAACTTGCCACAAAGGGCAAGGTAGCAGTTGGTCCTAATAATACTAAAGATATTGGCCAGGAAGCCAGCACAGACAATGAAGACTGCAACTCTGATAAGGAGGAGCTGAATAATATTTGGTCTGATGGCCTAGGGGGAGACAAGCCTGTAAAGGAGGTCCTTGGGAAAGAGCTGCGCTCCCAGCAGCACACTGCAGTAGAAAACCCACAGCCACAGCGCAGGTCTCTCATGCAAAAAGATAAGGACAAAGAAAGGCCAACCACTTGTCAGGAATGTCAAAGGACTTTCAGGACTTACCACCAGCTAGTTCTTCACTCCAGGGTGCACAAGCGTGAGAGAGGTGGTGAGGGAAgtccaacttcctctgttgaaGGGAAGTTGTCAAGAGTTAGCTCACTGGAGCATGGAGAGGAAGGCTCTGAGGAGGGCTTCGAGGATGCAGCACTGACAGAAAACCTTGGTTCAG GGGAAGACAGTTTTGATCGATCCAAAGTAAGATCAAAACAGTGCAGCTACTGTGGCAAATCATTCCGATCAAGCTATTATCTCACAGTTCATCTGAGGACTCACACAG GTGAAAAACCATACAAGTGTGCTTACTGCGACTATGCTGCAGCTCAGAAGACTTCACTAAAATATCACCTGGATCGTCGCCACAAGAACAAACCCTTTGTGGAGATCCCCAACAAACCTATGCATTCAGTGCCCTCTCCCAATGACGGAAAACAAGGAAACGACAATGAAAGTCCTGCCCCAAATCGATCAAAACTCTGGGTTCCTGCTGTCAAATCATACACTGATGGAACACCCGAGAACAAATGTGAGAGTATAGGCAGCAAACTTGGCAAACCACTCCTTCAGATAAGTGATGCTGAGATGGAAAAACTAGTTGCCAAGTCTGCTAACTCTCCGACTGATGATGTGCACATAAAATGCCCTCTGCCTGTTAACATGAAGATGGAAGGGGAAGATATAAAGGAGGAAATCTCTGAGGCCCCATTAAATTTGTCCGTAAAAGTGTCCCTCTCCATCCCTGCCAGTGCGGAACCCAGAAACACATTAAGTCCAATTGCTTGTTCGTTTTGTGCATATAAAACAATGCACCCAGAGGTTCTGATAATGCACAAAAAGCTGTCTCATAAAGATAAATCAGACGGTGCAAAAAAGAGTCTGAAACAAAAGCGTTACACAGGATGTCCCCCTGCGCTCAATGGCAAAGATGTCGGCCCACTTCCAGTGACTGACAGGCGCCACCCTCGTCGAACCAAATCCCCACCCCCTCAACCTGCAAAGCCTCAAGAGAGTACGCCTACTAAACCCACCGCTGGTCCCAAACAGTCACCGCTCCATGCACCCCTACATGAAGCTGTCCAGGAGACCCCGCGTTATAGGCAGAACACTGATTCACACCCCAGTCAGGACTCCTCCAGGTATACAGACGTCATGAGGAAACCCAACACTGGCAGTAACAAGTATGTAATCGACAGACCGGGCCTCCCAGACAGAGTGGGGATCGGTGAGAGGAGTTACCCTGCACGAAGCGGCGTCATTTGGCACTCGGATGCTGCCAGGCTGTGCCTGTCGAGTCGATTTCCAAACCTCCCCCAGATGGATTTTGGTGAACCCTCCAACAAGAGACCGAAATACCCGGTACCCACAGGCAGGGAGGCCGACATCAGTGAGAAGCCTGGATTTAGAGCACCTTTAGGGGACGGATCCGGGAGATTCAGAGGTGTGAAAACCACATCACAAAAGTCTGGCCCATCCACACTTCCCGAGACGTTAGTGAAGAACACATCGACAGCCATAGGAGGAGGTTTAGACACCGAGTGGAGCATGATGAACCTGCTTTGCCCCTACACACCCAACGACCTGGCATCGCTTTATCACAGTTCACCC
- the bcas1 gene encoding breast carcinoma-amplified sequence 1 isoform X3, protein MGNEHSNNKEPIQNGKLPEKHENGSVNGVSANMTFNGLEVDVNGEKTVHAEVETPEPDFVVVESDSEPTEAQLISEIPELTIPKEEVKKSKSLFGKMFKKKDVPPPQQKETTNEDETDVSPAVEAQPETANLKQDSESLTEPESVTPEPGQAEENVETDNGNSQPEENPEEENNSVMNFFKTLVTPKTSKKETATPDAKKDQEPQPAADTTVAQISEPPAAPKGMSIPPPPPPEPPKMEIKGDPAVKPVKPSPKEEPKAAAKQPAPSKGKSTKDSLSRFFRSKSAKETPQAAEEAEVEPGEEEPVVEPGAVDVQMVDGEPQSAEKVDPSKTGTLEAAAKPEPPPPVQEEKNTAPTVSFFSLFKPKAAEPKKEAAAAPPVATEAAQAVKIKEEPKPVAKSSEVENKQASVGSQDGEDVANIPKKEKRNSVHQLFKFLGQKRHSTDAGVQTESITVTAEKAK, encoded by the exons ATGGGAAACGAGCATTCAAATAACAAAGAGCCAATCCAG aaTGGAAAACTTCCCGAGAAGCATGAAAATGGATCAGTGAATGGTGTCTCagcaaacatgacatttaatggaCTGGAGGTTGATG TGAATGGTGAGAAGACAGTCCACGCAGAGGTTGAGACACCTGAGCCTGATTTTGTGGTAGTGGAATCAGACAGTGAACCCACTGAGGCCCAACTTATTTCTGAAATACCAGAACTCACCATCCCGAAGGAAGAGGTTAAGAAAAGTAAATCCCTTTTTggcaaaatgttcaaaaagaaAGACGTGCCTCCACCACAACAAAAAGAGACGACAAATGAGGATGAAACGGATGTAAGTCCTGCCGTTGAAGCACAGCCG GAAACAGCTAACCTAAAGCAAGACTCAGAATCATTAACGGAACCAGAAAGTGTGACTCCAGAACCAGGTCAAGCGGAGGAAAACGTTGAAACTGACAACGGGAACAGTCAACCTGAGGAGAAcccagaggaggaaaataattCAGTTATGAACTTCTTCAAAACACTA GTGACTCCTAAAACATCCAAAAAGGAAACAGCAACTCCAGATGCCAAAAAGGATCAG GAGCCCCAACCAGCAGCAGACACTACT GTTGCACAAATATCTGAACCTCCTGCAGCGCCCAAAGGAATGTCTatcccaccaccacctcctccagagCCACCAAAAATGGAAATCAAAGGAGACCCAGCTGTAAAACCCGTAAAACCCTCTCCGAAAGAAGAACCAAAAGCCGCTGCAAAGCAACCCGCACCCTCAAAAGGAAAATCAACCAAAGATTCTCTGAGCAGATTCTTTCGCTCGAAG TCAGCCAAGGAGACACCACAGGCTGCAGAAGAAGCAGAGGTAGAGCCAGGAGAG GAGGAGCCTGTGGTGGAACCAGGGGCAGTAGACGTCCAG ATGGTAGATGGAGAACCACAGTCTGCTGAG AAAGTAGATCCCTCAAAAACTGGCACTCTGGAGGCTGCTGCAAAGCCTGAACCACCACCACCTGTTCAGGAAGAAAAGAATACAGCTCCAACAGTatccttcttttctctcttcaaGCCAAAA GCCGCTGAGCCTAAGAAGGAGGCCGCAGCTGCCCCGCCTGTGGCAACAGAGGCTGCACAGGCGGTTAAAATCAAGGAGGAACCCAAACCAGTGGCCAAGTCATCAGAGGTAGAAAACAAACAGGCCTCAGTGGGATCCCAGGATGGAGAGGATGTAGCCAACATTCCcaaaaaggagaagaggaactCAGTCCATCAGTTGTTTAAATTCCTG GGTCAAAAACGCCATTCTACAGATGCCGGAGTCCAGACAGAGTCTATCACTGTTACAGCAGAGAAggccaaataa
- the pfdn4 gene encoding prefoldin subunit 4: MAATVKGPVAVEDVNVTFEDQQKINKFARNTNRMTEFKTEIEAKKKSLQNLQDASDDLMMLEDDSLLIPYQIGDVFISHTQEETQEMLETAKEALEQEVRGLEDQVSAIQQVLGDLKVQLYAKFGNNINLEADES; encoded by the exons ATGGCAGCCACCGTGAAGGGACCTGTT GCAGTTGAAGATGTGAATGTCACATTTGAAGACCAGCAGAAGATCAATAAATTTGCCAGGAACACGAATCGAATGACAGAATTCAAAACTGAAATAGAGGCAAAGAAA aAATCGCTGCAGAACTTACAGGATGCCTCTGATGACTTAATGATGTTAGAAGACGACTCTCTGTTGATCCCATATCAAATTGGTGACGTCTTTATCAGTCACACCCAGGAAGAAACGCAGGAGATGCTGGAGACCGCAAAG GAGGCACTGGAGCAGGAGGTCAGGGGCCTTGAGGACCAAGTGTCAGCGATACAACAAGTGTTGGGTGATCTGAAGGTCCAGCTCTATGCCAAGTTTGGTAACAATATTAACCTGGAGGCAGATGAAAGCTGA